One Pseudobdellovibrionaceae bacterium genomic window carries:
- the guaB gene encoding IMP dehydrogenase, whose translation MALESGKIEYALTFDDVLLLPQYSEIVPSEVQTESHFARGKNLRVPILSAAMDTVTENRIARIMAQLGGLGIIHKNLTIEEQAFEVEKVKKYESGMITDPITLPPNALVSEALELMKKYSISGVPVTVDRKLVGILTNRDLRFETNVNQPISNLMTKEKLVTAPVGTTLLQAKTLLQQHRIEKLPVVGKEGLLMGLITIKDIEKAQNYPQATKDSQGRLFVGAAVGVGSDSFERVGALVKAGADVIVIDTAHGHSKNVLEMVKRVNSTFKDTIIVAGNVVTADGTEALFKAGADVVKVGVGPGSICTTRVVAGVGMPQISAIMECSKIAKKHGKTIIGDGGIKFSGDVTKALALGANSVMIGNLLAGAEESPGETILFQGRTYKLYRGMGSLAAMKKGSKDRYGQMDVAEEDKLVPEGIEGRVPYKGAASAIIHQLVGGLRAGMGYVGATNVSELQERARFVQISSQGLRESHVHDVSILREAPNYRMEN comes from the coding sequence ATGGCTCTAGAGAGTGGAAAGATCGAGTACGCGCTGACGTTCGACGACGTCTTGCTTTTGCCTCAATATTCGGAAATCGTTCCCAGCGAGGTGCAGACCGAATCGCACTTCGCGCGCGGTAAAAATCTGCGCGTGCCGATTCTTTCGGCCGCGATGGATACGGTCACCGAAAACCGCATCGCCCGCATCATGGCGCAACTGGGTGGTCTGGGGATCATCCACAAGAATCTCACCATCGAAGAGCAGGCTTTCGAAGTCGAGAAAGTGAAAAAATACGAAAGCGGCATGATCACCGACCCGATCACGCTGCCGCCGAATGCGCTCGTGAGCGAGGCGCTCGAGCTGATGAAAAAATATTCGATCAGCGGCGTTCCCGTGACGGTGGATCGTAAGCTTGTCGGGATCCTGACGAATCGCGATCTGCGTTTCGAGACCAACGTCAATCAGCCGATTTCGAATCTGATGACCAAGGAAAAGCTCGTGACCGCGCCGGTCGGCACGACGCTGCTGCAGGCGAAAACGCTTCTGCAACAACACCGCATCGAAAAACTTCCCGTGGTCGGAAAAGAGGGCCTTTTGATGGGCCTCATCACGATCAAAGATATCGAAAAAGCGCAGAACTATCCGCAGGCGACGAAGGACTCGCAGGGGCGTCTGTTCGTCGGCGCCGCAGTCGGCGTCGGGAGCGACAGCTTTGAACGTGTGGGCGCGCTCGTGAAGGCGGGGGCGGACGTGATCGTGATCGACACGGCCCATGGCCATTCCAAAAACGTGCTCGAGATGGTGAAGCGCGTGAACTCGACGTTCAAGGATACGATCATCGTCGCGGGGAACGTCGTCACCGCCGACGGCACCGAGGCGCTCTTTAAAGCGGGCGCGGACGTCGTGAAAGTCGGCGTCGGTCCCGGCTCGATCTGCACGACCCGCGTGGTCGCGGGCGTGGGGATGCCCCAGATCTCGGCGATCATGGAGTGCTCGAAGATCGCCAAAAAGCACGGCAAGACCATCATCGGCGACGGCGGAATCAAGTTCTCGGGCGACGTGACCAAAGCTTTGGCGTTGGGCGCGAACTCCGTCATGATCGGCAATCTGCTCGCGGGCGCGGAAGAATCCCCCGGCGAGACGATCCTGTTCCAAGGCCGGACCTACAAACTTTACCGCGGTATGGGTTCGCTCGCCGCGATGAAAAAGGGCTCGAAGGACCGCTACGGACAAATGGACGTGGCGGAAGAAGACAAACTCGTCCCCGAGGGGATCGAGGGGCGTGTTCCTTATAAGGGCGCGGCTTCGGCGATCATTCACCAGCTGGTGGGTGGGCTGCGCGCGGGGATGGGTTACGTGGGGGCGACGAACGTCAGCGAACTGCAAGAGCGGGCGCGCTTCGTTCAGATCTCAAGCCAAGGTCTTCGCGAATCCCACGTCCACGATGTCAGCATTTTGCGTGAAGCTCCCAACTACCGGATGGAAAACTAA